One Glycine max cultivar Williams 82 chromosome 4, Glycine_max_v4.0, whole genome shotgun sequence DNA segment encodes these proteins:
- the LOC102667601 gene encoding uncharacterized protein Mb2253c-like, which yields MTLFEEEVEDKDKDKWIVWLDDASNPLGHEVGAVLVSSDDQYIPFTAKLGFDCTNNIAEHEACALGIQAAIDFKVKLLKVYGDSALVIHQMKGEWETRDHKLVPYQAYIRKLTEFFDEISFHHNPREENQMVDALATLASMFQLSPHGDLSYIEFRCCGKSAHCCLIEEEKDGKPWYFDIK from the coding sequence atgaccttgtttgaGGAGGAAGTAGAGGATAAAGACAAGGACAAATGGATCGTATGGTTAGACGACGCGTCTAATCCACTAGGCCATGaagttggggcagtattggtttCCTCGGACGATCAATATATACCTTTCACGGCTAAGTTGGGTTTTGACTGCACAAACAACATAGCTGAGCATGAGGCGTGTGCCCTTGGGATCCAAGCGGCAATCGACTTCAAGGTCAAGTTGCTCAAGGTATACGGGGACTCGGCTTTGGTAATTCACCAAATGAAGGGTGAATGGGAGACAAGAGACCATAAATTGGTGCCTTACCAAGCTTACATCAGGAAGTTGACAGAATTCTTTGATGAAATATCTTTTCATCATAATCCTAGAGAGGAAAATCAGATGGTCGATGCCCTCGCCACTCTAGCGTCCATGTTCCAACTAAGCCCACACGGAGATTTgtcgtacatcgaattcagatgTTGTGGCAAGTCTGCACATTGCTGCTTAatagaagaagagaaggatggtaagccttggtacTTCGATATCAAATGA